Proteins encoded within one genomic window of Besnoitia besnoiti strain Bb-Ger1 chromosome II, whole genome shotgun sequence:
- a CDS encoding hypothetical protein (encoded by transcript BESB_036300) codes for MKSVVAISLLGLTMALPMGALSEEMSSEMMDSVDMMEMEDVTLQETQDVLETSTAPLRYLEEDSTEDGLILIPETASPMRLLGKKNRAVYLAAPKYVTAPVVQKKNPVPVVRTKYSAPAPIKKTPPPTKKTPVVVSSKYTPSIVSTKYTPAAPSKKWRRLATLEEQPIEEDSASLMSESGVVEEERDLKKNSGYYVTYAPVVASPYCAIGSSCARYLAEEEVSDVPLLIEEEEAVYEQSVPERALGKKSRAVYVAPAPKKYVAPPTKKLATPVYRPAPVQKKVAAPVQKVAAPVLKKSAAPVVHKAPASAPSKYHPAVTTSKYTPVAAPSKKWRRLAEEDVMTEEESNVVEGESDEAERDLKKRETYYYPVPAYHVVAAPYCGGGAACY; via the coding sequence ATGAAGTCCGTCGTGGCAATTTCTCTACTGGGGCTCACTATGGCCCTCCCCATGGGGGCGCTGTCCGAAGAAATGAGCAGTGAAATGATGGACAGTGTTGACATGATGGAAATGGAAGATGTCACCCTCCAGGAGACGCAGGATGTGTTGGAAACCAGCACTGCTCCGCTGCGCTACCTCGAAGAAGACAGCACTGAAGACGGTCTTATTCTCATTCCGGAGACGGCCTCTCCGATGCGCCTTCTTGGCAAGAAGAACCGTGCTGTGTACCTCGCCGCACCGAAGTATGTCACTGCCCCGGTTGTGCAGAAGAAAAACCCAGTTCCAGTCGTCCGTACAAAGTACTCGGCGCCTGCCCCAAtcaagaagacgccgccccCAACCAAAAAGACCCCAGTGGTGGTGTCATCTAAATATACCCCGTCAATCGTGTCGACGAAGTACACGCCAGCGGCCCCCTCGAAGAAGTGGAGGCGTCTAGCGACCCTGGAAGAACAACCGATTGAGGAAGATTCCGCTTCCCTTATGTCCGAAAGCGGGGTTGTCGAGGAAGAGCGTGAcctgaagaaaaacagcGGCTATTATGTCACGTACGCCCCCGTCGTCGCTAGTCCGTACTGCGCTATTGGATCTTCTTGTGCTCGCTACCTTGCTGAAGAAGAGGTAAGCGATGTGCCGCTTCTGatcgaggaggaagaggccgTCTACGAGCAAAGTGTTCCAGAGCGTGCTCTGGGCAAGAAGAGCCGTGCTGTGTACGTGGCCCCCGCCCCAAAGAAGTACGTTGCTCCCCCTACCAAGAAGCTCGCTACGCCGGTCTACCGCCCTGCTCCTGTTCAGAAGAAGGTCGCCGCCCCTGTTCAGAAAGTCGCTGCGCCCGTCCTGAAAAAATCCGCCGCCCCTGTTGTCCACAAAGcccctgcctccgcgccatcgAAATACCATCCGGCTGTGACGACTTCCAAATACACGCCCGTGGCAGCTCCCAGTAAGAAATGGCGCCGCCTGGCCGAGGAAGACGTCATGACTGAAGAGGAGTCAAACGTGGTGGAGGGTgaaagcgacgaggcagagcgcgACCTGAAGAAACGTGAAACGTACTACTACCCTGTTCCCGCTTACCACGTTGTTGCCGCTCCTTACtgcggcggtggcgctgcTTGCTATTAA
- a CDS encoding hypothetical protein (encoded by transcript BESB_036310) — MDYQAYYSLRQRPRGGGRLVEEHAYLMSMASHAPAVFVNVEFHKRRVVLLAVALWREVSKEEALIVDKFATTSCRDVKIIQSLLFVSATGSNEADREPTSISGPVGKLKPEYPHLAWHLKIAAVTPVLQPKTAICKLAPAYPQGRIRNSEAYP; from the exons ATGGATTACCAAGCATACTACAGTCTGCGACAGCGacctcgaggcggcggacgccttGTGGAGGAACACGCGTACCTGATG AGCATGGCTTCACATGCCCCGGCTGTCTTCGTGAATGTGGAGTTCCACAAGAGGCGGGTGGTGCTGTTGGCCGTCGCGCTCTGGCGTGAAGTCTCCAAAGAAGAAGCCCTCATCGTTGATAAGTTCGCTACCACGAGTTGTAGAGACGTGAAGATCATTCAGTCACTTTTATTCGTTTCTGCAACTGGATCTAATGAGGCCGATCGGGAACCTACGAG CATCTCTGGGCCAGTGGGCAAGCTGAAGCCAGAGTACCCGCATCTAGCTTGGCATCTGAAGATTGCCGCAGTGACTCCCGTGTTGCAGCCAAAAACAGCTATTTGCAAACTCGCCCCCGCATACCCTCAGGGTCGTATCCGGAATTCTGAGGCCTACCCTTGA
- a CDS encoding hypothetical protein (encoded by transcript BESB_036320) translates to MKLLSALIASSGCLLPVAAVTSVVEESDVPYSAPLRHMPEMAYDSDEVDVQSFVSEETIDYDIDASLRHLEEIPIQETFDSAEERYLGKKKQEPVVVAAPAKKVAPVKKPVVETKYVAPVQTKYVAPVETKYAAPTKKWRRLADVSETTVSVAAQATEDSDISAVTMTQTEEDEDRDLKKKRAYVVPAVAPAVHCAVGNPCYDPYHAGCEGSACLRYMGETEMTEDTVDQSAEERSLGKKKQETVVAAPAKKVAPVKKPVVETKYVAPVQTKYAPPTKKWRRLAALAATKQAEDDSVASQTLEAGADETMTQADDVMTVQSEESAVSHMIEDSTSTQSTELLEESAGVQGVSATESETEDERDLKKKATTYVVPVVQKAPACVSGKSCSSYHSGCVGNACTRYMHETAE, encoded by the coding sequence ATGAAGCTCTTATCTGCCTTGATTGCCTCCTCTGGGTGTCTGCTGCCTGTTGCCGCAGTCACGTCTGTTGTCGAGGAGAGCGATGTTCCTTACAGTGCCCCCCTTCGTCACATGCCCGAGATGGCCTACGACTCTGACGAAGTCGATGTGCAGTCGTTCGTGTCGGAAGAAACTATCGACTATGATATCGATGCAAGCCTTCGCCACTTAGAAGAAATTCCCATTCAGGAAACATTCGacagcgcagaggagcgaTACCTgggaaagaagaagcaggaacCCGTCGTTGTTGCAGCCCCGGCGAAGAAGGTCGCGCCGGTGAAGAAACCCGTTGTCGAGACTAAGTATGTGGCCCCAGTTCAAACTAAATATGTGGCCCCCGTTGAGACAAAGTACGCTGCTCCAACCAAAAAGTGGCGCCGTCTGGCTGATGTCTCGGAGACCACCGTCAGTGTTGCTGCCCAGGCCACGGAGGATTCCGACATCTCTGCGGTGACTATGACTCAAACCGAGGAAGATGAGGATCGTgacctgaagaagaagagagcgtaTGTGGTACCCGCTGTCGCTCCTGCGGTGCACTGCGCGGTTGGCAACCCGTGCTACGACCCTTACCATGCGGGCTGCGAAGGAAGCGCTTGCCTGAGGTACAtgggagagacagagatgACGGAAGACACCGTGGATCAAAGCGCCGAGGAACGCTCTCTaggcaagaagaagcaggagacTGTTGTCGCAGCTCCGGCGAAGAAGGTCGCGCCAGTGAAGAAACCCGTTGTCGAGACTAAGTATGTGGCCCCCGTTCAGACCAAGTATGCTCCTCCAACCAAAAAGTGGCGTCGCCTGGCCGCTTTGGCCGCCACGAAACAGGCTGAAGACGACTCCGTGGCCTCTCAGACGctggaggccggcgcggacgagACTATGACTCAAGCGGACGACGTGATGACCGTCCAGAGCGAAGAGTCCGCTGTCTCGCACATGATCGAGGATTCGACGTCCACACAGTCAACTGAACTGCTCGAGGAATCAGCAGGAGTCCAAGGAGTTTCAGCAACTGAaagcgagacagaagacgaACGAGatctgaagaagaaggcgacgacatACGTGGTTCCAGTAGTGCAAAAGGCCCCTGCGTGTGTATCTGGCAAGTCCTGCTCCTCCTACCATAGCGGGTGCGTAGGAAATGCCTGTACCCGCTACATGCACGAAACTGCAGAGTGA
- a CDS encoding hypothetical protein (encoded by transcript BESB_036330) yields MKKSATPKGAQAAYGKLQAVAHRTTLLLKRQLGALRVTAAPSPTTTSKWRAAADLKTMHPQSDFRLIALAAITGKSASPTNARLALAPCESSSRTHQGLLPGFIRPRLPGPCHYPKAG; encoded by the coding sequence ATGAAAAAATCCGCCACTCCCAAAGGGGCTCAGGCAGCATACGGAAAGCTACAGGCCGTTGCCCACCGGACGACCCTGCTGTTGAAGCGCCAACTAGGAGCACTTCGCGTGACCGCTGCCCCCAGTCCGACCACCACCTCCAAATggcgggcagcagcggatTTGAAAACAATGCATCCCCAGTCCGACTTTCGTCTCATCGCTCTCGCTGCTATTACAGGGAAGTCTGCCTCTCCCACGAATGCACGGCTGGCATTAGCCCCATGCGAATCCAGCAGCAGGACCCACCAGGGACTCCTTCCAGGTTTTATTCGCCCGAGGTTGCCAGGCCCTTGTCATTACCCCAAAGCCGGCTAA
- a CDS encoding hypothetical protein (encoded by transcript BESB_036340), producing the protein MLQWAMTWEEFGEQAIEKLIFGLGNTVPVAAELALSIAAALTSLVATDANVVAAVDAMTETEARAAAEPQGSVYTTGRRREEDLCAGTDSRRPEDMVKRLWRVGEGWWLSWPWRSSLVAAADMRTRDHERCPQEKPLHLSNLTASPSSRPPRRTEIFEVLSGQELMMFSQPLMVVSGVGFSDHLSLDDLIDVVETQLLAKKELGDMEIDVMEPEHSNDPEPLTVYKHPRLRTVIGKLFGRYCWVRAEDFDVRNHVLKLNRHEVLSLLRHHKGRLHRLHAGVILPSLQHHQSGSHEEESRYSACGSTDSEASYPGETLCDGGDSCSCIVTSAEAQALENILATQALQPSMPLWQFVLLEHVELPVFDEAEAEAPNPNSRTHGDVQEGPCTPRPTGSMVMFRIHHAVADGIAITNMFLSDVLSACSATESGMAASNGDEILEADSGASGPCYRATSSHSSEAAPEYEATSSSSGGLRASGRRQGVTGAETTCSIGADKRTLSGAGEELTRTPHETQVSGETGTYHDPVGSLPEDPQRKRRSQRANFDAAGTARFFPPLTREDRVGAPAENSRRSSTLNRRPIKSLVPPLTRPSSVILTALMQLISYLHVPFTVVSLLMLTEEKSWDSPERSRPQRSGRVSVLQPIRFRLQDLKRLRRKLAALPPGRDKTTANLGKSQIHTDAPVFSGGGRLRQWRDHLRDKPLRSLLLFVARSIHSAVRNEGVCPRRQRPPTRSDRRPGAEDGSCRSIQQTTEAELTGRDNDSARSGVTNKDLFTINELLATCLVGGICRYVHRKVALKYAASERQADVRVVSSGEQCEKQKSPSHRDWIAQEQRTAFRKDAASEKLRQATASLATVCRSPDHSCSNVSKIGLLPYNKSVSALSSYTTSTCSTTTSSKSSSPLCCPDCGSAKGSGWWAERFSYVRRACGGPCMCGGGDTWIKDNAVAHVSFRGPAGSGNTAAGSDIDRPNECDSYEFRTACQTPSESWIHQGFDVPLSQARTEVIILRRRQPQAVTGESLTYETRRFEGRSQDNEVQPRHSPGQHSKEAVSPMGSDSVTGESTEQGQALSSVNPCKSVQEARDWEEERRRQVLHMELDMLEQLIPQLNIVVPVNLRTTEEESFELRNNFTTAVVQVAAADGFKATSAYERLLGVRKSLRKSVKSLGALVFAFMEKVSFCTTPDFLLFLQLWLTKKVSLLFSNVPGPSELPQIHGRQVHAMHFIGPLAGQIGLIVSAFSYADHLDLVITADTAMLESPELFRRCILEEYRELKRLCPLTPSSG; encoded by the exons ATGCTGCAATGGGCGATGACGTGGGAAGAGTTCGGTGAGCAGGCTATCGAAAAGTTGATATTTGGCTTGGGTAACACTGTGCCCGTTGCTGCTGAATTGGCGCTGAGTATTGCTGCGGCACTTACATCACTGGTGGCGACCGACGCAAACGTTGTTGCAGCGGTCGATGCCATGACCGAGACGGAGGCCCGTGCCGCTGCCGAGCCACAGGGATCAGTTTACACGacaggaagaaggagagaagaagattTGTGCGCGGGCACAGACTCGCGTCGGCCAGAAGACATGGTGAAACGTTTGTGGCGAGTGGGAGAAGGATGGTGGCTTTCGTGGCCATGGAGAAGCAGCCTCGTTGCAGCGGCGGATATGCGGACACGCGATCACGAGCGATGCCCTCAGGAAAAGCCGTTGCACCTTTCCAACTTAactgcctcgccttcgtcgaggccgcctcgccgaACGGAGATTTTTGAGGTGCTTAGCGGCCAGGAGCTAATGATGTTCTCGCAGCCGCTGATGGTAGTCAGCGGAGTAGGGTTCAGTGATCACCTCAGCCTCGACGACCTGATTGACGTCGTAGAAACACAGCTGCTGGCGAAGAAAGAGCTCGGAGACATGGAAATCGATGTGATGGAGCCAGAGCACTCGAACGATCCAGAACCTCTTACTGTATATAAGCATCCACGATTGCGGACAGTCATCGGGAAACTCTTTGGGCGCTACTGCTGGGTTCGAGCGGAGGACTTCGACGTTCGCAATCATGTGCTGAAGCTCAACAGACACGAGGTTCTTTCACTTCTACGACACCATAAGGGGAGGCTCCATCGCCTTCATGCCGGAGTAATACTTCCATCTCTTCAGCATCACCAGTCAGGATctcacgaagaagagagtcgctactccgcctgcggcagtACTGACAGTGAAGCAAGCTACCCTGGGGAAACACTGTGTGACGGCGGTGactcctgcagctgcattGTCACATCTGCCGAGGCACAGGCTCTAGAAAACATCTTGGCTActcaggcgctgcagccatCTATGCCTCTCTGGCAGTTTGTATTGCTGGAGCATGTCGAACTCCCAGTTTTTgacgaagcagaggcagaggcgccgaaTCCGAACTCACGCACGCACGGTGACGTTCAGGAGGGCCCGTGCACCCCGAGACCAACAGGATCGATGGTTATGTTTAGAATTCATCACGCGGTTGCAGATGGGATAGCAATCACAAATATGTTTCTTTCGGACGTTCTTTCCGCCTGCTCCGCAACCGAAAGTGGCATGGCTGCCTCCAATGGCGACGAGATACTTGAGGCGGATTCTGGGGCGTCGGGACCATGTTACCGTGCGACTTCATCCCACAGCTCTGAGGCTGCGCCTGAGTATGAGGCCACTTCTTCAAGTTCAGGAGGCCTGCGGGCTTCCGGTAGAAGACAGGGTGTAACGGGTGCTGAGACGACGTGTTCTATTGGAGCCGACAAGCGAACGCTTTCAGGCGCAGGGGAAGAGCTGACTCGCACCCCTCATGAGACCCAAGTGTCCGGTGAGACGGGCACGTACCACGATCCTGTGGGGAGCCTTCCGGAGGACCCGCAGCGGAAACGCCGCTCTCAGAGGGCCAACTTCGATGCCGCCGGCACAGCGCGATTTTTTCCTCCCCTGACTCGCGAAGATCGAGTGGGCGCACCTGCTGAGAATTCTAGACGATCTTCGACCCTGAACAGAAGGCCGATTAAGTCCTTGGTCCCTCCGTTAACACGCCCATCTTCAGTAATTTTGACTGCCCTGATGCAGCTGATTTCGTACCTGCATGTGCCTTTCACGGTCGTATCGCTTCTCATGCTTACAGAAGAGAAATCTTGGGATTCCCCCGAGAGATCGCGACCCCAAAG ATCCGGGAGGGTATCGGTGTTGCAGCCCATTCGGTTTAGACTCCAAGATTTGAAGAGACTCCGGCGGAAGCTTGCAGCTCTTCCCCCCGGGAGAGACAAAACAACTGCGAATCTGGGCAAGAGCCAGATTCACACAGATGCCCCCGTcttcagcggcggaggccgttTGCGCCAATGGAGAGACCATCTACGAGATAAGCCACTGCGaagccttcttctcttcgttgCCCGCTCTATTCACAGTGCAGTGAGGAACGAAGGGGTCTGCCCtaggcggcagaggccccCCACCCGGTCCGATAGGCGTCCAGGTGCCGAAGATGGTTCATGCAGGTCGATACAGCAAACTACCGAAGCTGAATTGACAGGCCGGGACAACGATTCCGCGAGAAGCGGGGTGACAAACAAAGATTTGTTTACTATCAATGAGCTCCTTGCCACATGTTTGGTGGGTGGTATTTGCCGCTACGTTCACAGGAAGGTCGCCCTCAAGTATGCAGCTTCTGAGAGACAGGCAGACGTTCGAGTTGTATCATCGGGGGAACAATgtgagaagcagaagagtcCTTCCCATCGCGACTGGATTGCCCAGGAGCAGCGGACTGCCTTTAGAAAGGACGCCGCTTCTGAGAAACTCCGCCAAGCCACGGCAAGCTTAGCCACCGTTTGCCGATCCCCCGATCACAGCTGTTCAAATGTCTCAAAAATCGGTTTGTTGCCCTATAACAAAAGTGTGAGCGCGCTGAGCAGCTACACCACTAGCACCTGCAGTACGACTACAAGCAGCAAGAGTAGCAGCCCTTTGTGCTGCCCGGACTGTGGCAGCGCAAAAGGAAGCGGATGGTGGGCAGAGAGATTTTCTTACGTCCGACGTGCGTGCGGTGGACCTTGTATGTGCGGTGGGGGCGACACCTGGATAAAAGACAACGCGGTGGCTCATGTGTCGTTTCGAGGACCTGCTGGTAGTGGCAACACGGCAGCCGGCAGTGACATTGACAGACCGAATGAGTGTGACTCCTACGAGTTTCGAACGGCATGCCAAACGCCGTCCGAAAGTTGGATTCACCAAGGCTTTGACGTCCCCCTTTCTCAAGCCAGGACAGAGGTGATCATTCTCCGCCGTCGACAACCGCAAGCTGTAACAGGAGAAAGCTTGACGTATGAGACGCGAAGATTTGAGGGAAGAAGTCAAGACAATGAGGTGCAGCCACGTCATTCCCCCGGCCAACATTCCAAAGAAGCAGTTTCTCCCATGGGCTCAGACAGCGTCACCGGAGAAAGTACTGAGCAGGGGCAAGCTCTTTCTTCTGTGAACCCATGCAAATCCGTTCAGGAAGCTCGGGATTGggaggaagagcgacgcaggcaggTTCTCCACATGGAGCTTGACATGCTGGAACAGTTGATCCCTCAACTCAATATTGTGGTACCCGTGAATCTACGGACGACGGAAGAAGAGTCGTTCGAGTTGAGAAATAATTTCACCACGGCGGTTGTGCAGGTCGCCGCAGCTGACGGATTCAAAGCCACCTCAGCATACGAACG GCTGCTCGGCGTTCGCAAGTCGTTAAGAAAGAGCGTCAAGAGTTTGGGTGCCCTTGTATTTGCGTTCATGGAGAAGGTTTCATTCTGTACAACTCCAGACTTTCTTCTGTTCCTCCAGCTGTGGCTGACGAAAAAG GTATCGTTGCTCTTCAGCAACGTTCCAGGCCCCTCTGAGCTACCTCAAATACATGGACGGCAAGTGCATGCAATGCACTTTATTGGTCCACTCGCTGGCCAG ATCGGCTTGATCGTCAGCGCATTTTCCTATGCCGATCACTTGGACTTGGTCATTACAGCGGACACAGCAATGCTGGAATCTCCGGAACTGTTCAGGCGGTGCATTCTTGAGGAGTACAGAGAGCTGAAGCGACTTTGTCCGCTCACACCATCCAGCGGATGA